In Nicotiana tabacum cultivar K326 chromosome 10, ASM71507v2, whole genome shotgun sequence, the DNA window cttgagaccttgaaagggagcaaaccccaaggctcaagtcaattgccaccagACTCAAGAATCTGAAATAATGATATACTCTctccattccaatttatgtggCTTAATTTGACTCGACACCGAGTTtaagaaagacttttgaaacatGTGGTCTTAAATTTGCCATGACATTTCTGTAGCTATAAAAGCATGACATTAAGGGCAAAaggaaaaatttaaagttaaattattgcCAAATATAGAAAGGTTCATTTTTTTTGGGAACAGATTGACAAGGAAATAATGCCACATGCCACATAAAATGGGAGTACTATTTAGGAGGGTTACTACAATTTGGAGTTGTTTAGCTTATTCTCATTAGGTAGTCAACTGGACCACAAAGATCTTAAAAATTTACATTCTAGTTGAGAAGATGGTGTAGTTAGAGAGCAAGAATCTTGAAAAAAGAATGTGATAAATCTTGACTATTATCCTCTAACTGTGCCAATAAGATATGATGTTTGCGTGACTTCTCTTCAAAATTTTCCTATTTCAGCATAAATATGTGTGTTTGTGTTGATGGATGGAGAAAGAAAGAGAATTGAATAAAGAAAATGTCGTAAAAGCTTGCAACACATTTTTctcccccccccctctctctcttcTCCACCTATCTCTCTCTTCCTAAGTACTCTTAAATTCTGTTCGTCTTTGTTTTTGCTCCCCATATTCTTTCTAGCTTTACAATTAAAGAGGCAGTGTTTCAATAGGGTGTCTTTGCCATATTAGCTCGCTTTGTCCTTACTTTGATGTGTATTAAGTCCAACTGTAGAAGAAGTTATTTCCTTATGAAGTCGTTTGGTTcgcttttttccttttcttaaggATCGAGTCTCTTTTGTTGAGAACCATATTTTGGTGTAGGTTCTCTTTTTTTGGGTGCGGGGTTTCTGAGGGTTTCTCCCAATTGTTAATAAAATCATTTACCTTATAAAAAAGGGCCGTTTTCGCATATTAGATATGCTGAAACTATAATGGAGCGATTGTTTATACGGTAATTAggggtaaatttcacaaatggtcatataactatgactttttcACTAAAGTCATAACACAAAAACtatataactatgactttttttcaCCAAAGTCAAAAAACCACAAGACTTTCACCAAAAGTCACATTTGCCGGAAAGTCAACTTTCCGATGTAGTATTTTCTTTACtccataatttattttttattttcaatctaACAAAAATATTGACCCAATTAAAGAGGATTGACCCCACCCAACTCAACCCAAAGCCTATATACATAAATTGAAAATTGAAATATACTAAAGAAACattgacgaggatgttacacATTGTATTGGAGCGGGGTGGATGAAATTGAGGCTTGCAtctggtgttttgtgtgataagaatgtgccatcATGACttaaggtaagttctacagagcggTAGTTAAACCGACTATGTTGTATCATGCATGgtgctgagtgttggccagtcaagaaataACATGTCAGAAGATGAGAGTAGcataaatgaggatgttgagatggatgtgtaggCATACCAGGAAAGTTAAGATTAAGAATGcagttattagggacaaggtgCGTGGCCCCCTGTGGAAGACAAATTGCGGGAatcgaggttgagatggttcgggcacgtgatGAGGAGAGACATCGATGCCCTGGTGAGGAGGTGTAAGAGGTTGACCATGGCGGGTCTGAGGAAGGGTAGAGGTAagccaaagaagtattggggagaggtgattaggcatgaCATAACATtgcttcagcttaccgaggacatgatccTCGATAGGAAGGTCTGGAGGTTGATAGGTAGTCGAGAGTTTTACCTAATTTTACCAGTAGTATTACTAATATTCTTATATTTTCGTGTTCCTAGATCTTTGTTATTCCACGTTATGTCATTCTTACCAGTATTATTAGTATTATTCTTGTATCTCTTATTTCTAAATCTTTGTTATTACATGTAGTGTCTTTGTTgtttcttgttgttgttattgttggttgCTTCCTGTTTACCGTTTCTtaagtcgagggtctatcgaaaacaatctctctactttcacaaggtaggagtaagatttgtgtacacactaccttccccggaccccacttgtgggattacattgATTTGCTGTCGTTGTAAAGTTGAGTTTTCTAGCAATATAGTTATATGATTTTGGTGAAAAAAAGACAGTTATATGATCAGTTGTGAAATTTACCTTGATTAATAGTGAAGGGATTGTGGAACGGTGATGAATACTAAAAGATTGTTATACATAAATTACTTACACTAAAAGGGGTTTTTTGTCTTTAAAATAGTTTGATCACTGCAGTGCTAATATACGTGCTCTTATTCCATTATATCCtgcataaaataatacataaatatgTTGCTGGTGGGAAGTAGCAGGTTctcgtggaattagtcgaggtgcgcccAAGCTGGCCCCGACACCATGATTATTAGAAAAAATACATAAATTTCTGCATAACTTAATGCGGGTATTAGTTAAAACCGCCAATCAAACATTGCATTAATTGCGGCGATATTCTTAATGCAACCAACCAAACACTGTAATATCTTATGCGGAGATTATTATTACTATGCCGTCAATCAATCCACCCGAGTTAATCTTAAGTTGAAAGATCCTGCTTCAGTTGCATGGAACCCCAAGGATCTTTTTATCTTTTCCAGAGTTATTCATGGTGCCGTGTAAAAAGAAGTGCTTCGAATCATTGCTATTTGACACTGACCTTTTTTACAAAAAGTCGAGTTATTTCAAATTGTTTGTTGACACGGGCAGACGTCTAAAATTATTTCAGTATTGAACCGTGAACATATAAGAGTTTCAAATCGAACCGGGACTCGAACCCGCAGCTTTTGCCTTGTCAGGGTGGTGCTTTGACCAATTGAACTACAATCCGAGGAAAATAACTGATCTAGCAGAACATTTGATTTACTTTTTATCTCCGGGTCGGGTATTTCTGTAGAACAAAGGGTGGTATATCCTCTCAAGGGCAGATTAGCGAACTCTCTTATGTAAATATCTGGTAGACTTTCTGTTTTGTTTGGTTGGATATATGTTGCAATTCTGATTTTTGGCGATAATATTCTTTTCTCTTACTGGTTATGATAGATTCAACAGTTCTTTCATAGGAAGGAAGTATTactgaaatttttccaataaGGAAAGACTTCAGTTGGAAGAACTCCCAGGGGGATCATGAAACATGAATGAGCAAGATAATAGCATACTTTCCTTCCAGCAGTAACTAGGATTTTAGTGCAAGAGTGACATTCATCACAAGGGCATTACTTGGTTCGAAAACTAAATACATTTTGTAGACCCTGCCCATTTCTCTTTGAGTTTACTTTTTAATTAATGGGAATTCAAATAATGCTAGTTTGTAAaagttaaaatatattttttttattacatgCGTGCTTCGAGTATCCTTCAGTAATATTATACTTTCCCTGCATGCTTCTTACTGTTTAATTAATGGGAATATAATGCAAGTTtgtaagtttgtattgtattttgggaagCTACGTGGCTCAACTGTGCCACAATACTGCATGGACAATTGCCGATTACACCCTTGTTTAGTATTTGATTGTTTGGTTTCGTCCAGCCTCTATCCActtttttatgtgaatttttttttcatactcttctttccttttccaGTGTTATCTGTTCAGCTCTCCGTAATTTCTGTTAATGTGGGTTAAAGTTGCCTTACCTTAAGTTCCAGTTTACTGCTTTTGTTCATGAATTGCTTCCTTAGCAAGGAAGTGGATCCAGTGGATATGGTTTTCTGCTAACCCCAACCCCAAATATGTATACACAGATGCAGCTGGTAGTGGCTTTTGTTGTCGTTGAAATTCATGCAGACCACTTTTCTATACCTACATGCTGGAAGAGGAACCATTACGTTTCTCGGCTTTTTTGCTAAGATCAATCGTCTTGGAAAAGAAGAAGCTGGTTACACATGATGCTTGTTTTCATTTATCATTATAATACTTCCTTTTAACATGTTTGGTTTCTATGAAAAGCTGCCTTCTGTATTAATCAGTGGGTGTACTGAAATTGTTGCTTCCCACATACTGAGGAAAGTTTTCTCATCTGTTAGTTATTTTTGATAGCTGATATTGCGGGGGAAGAATTTGCAAAGAAACTTGATGAAGGGCATAAGGCCACTTGTCCTTGGAGAGGAAACACCTGTGCAGAAAGCTTGGTCCAGTTCCCTCCTACACCACCATCAGCCTTAATTGGTGGTTACAAGGATCGATGTGATGGATTACTTCAATTTCCTTCACTCCCCATTGTGGCTGCATCTGCAATTGAGCACATTAGGATCTCTCGAAGTTCAGAAATTGATCGCCTTCTAGCTCAGTCCCAGGCTTTCGGTGGCATGGAACCCATCTTTAGGTCAGAGATTATGTCAGGAACTGAAACCAACATAGAAGATGTCTTCCTTGTCTATTCTCATGTAAGAGTCTCATTTCTTTTAATTGCTACAGATTATCACTCTACTATCGAGTTCTCAACAAATTAGAAAATTCTTTGCATTTTAGGCCCATAAGGTGATAAGCCTGTGTGGATGGGAGCCAAGATGGCTTCCAAATATTCAAGACTGTGAAGAACATTCTGCTCAATCAGCTAGGAGTGGGTACTCCATTGGTCCCACAAAATATCACACTTCTTTGCAAGATTTTGGCCATGGAGAAAATGTATTACCTGCTTCAAAGAAAAAGAATTCTAGTAAGAACAAAGCTGTGGGTACCAGGTCTACTAAAGGTGAATCTCGGTCACCTTTGTTGGATTGTAGCTTGTGTGGAGCCACTGTGAGAATCTGGGATTTCCTTACTGTTGTCCGTCCTACTTGCTTTGCTCCAAATACCAATGATATCCCTGAGACAAGCAAGAAGATGGCATTGACACGTGGAGTAAGTGCTGCTAGTGGAATCAGTGGATGGGTTGCTGCTGATGGCATGGGAAAGGAGCAGACAGAGGACCTTGATGAAGCTGCAACAACTGAAGAGGGAAGGTCTTTGTCAAATATAGGAGTAGATCTGAATCTCACAATGGCTGGTGGATTATCCTCTTCACAGGTGAACATGGATGTGAGGCCGGAACAATTTCAAGATGTCCATAAACGAAGACATCCAATTATTGGTCAACCTTCAAGCAGTGAGGTTGGTGGTCATGCAGCTTCATATGAATCGCGAGGCCCTAGTTCTCGCAAACGAAACTTAGAGGAAGGTGGAAGCACAGTTGATAGGCCACAATTGCCGGTACAGCCGGCCGATAGTGTTGAAGGCACTGTAATAGACCGTGATGGAGATGAAGTAAATGATGGTAGTCAGTACTCAGCTGGCCCATCAAAGCGTGCATGCCAGTCTGATGCCTTTGGGCCCCAGCTTACCTCATATGGCAAGGATTCATCAGGTGCTGGTCCTAGCCTCTCGCTTGGTTTTGAGATTGGCAGAGATGCTTCCAGAGATGATACCTTTGGACGAGGGCAGGAACAGCTAACTGGTATGCCATCTACTCGAGACTCAACACATGTTTCATCTGTTATTGCAATGGACACTGTTCACAGTGCAGATGATGATTCAATGGAAAGTGTTGAGAATCTCCCAGGAGACTTTGATGATGTTAATTTCCCTTCAACATCTATGTTAAGAAGTGCAGATCCAGTGGAAACTTCAGAATTGAACTACAGTAATCAAGCACAACAGAGTACTTGTCCAGCTGTGGTCAGAAGTGCTGGTGAAATGGGTGTTAGTAGCACCAATGATGAAGAAGTAGTGAATGCAGATACTGCCACTGGCAATGTGAGGGATGGCCCTAGCGTCGGGATCAGTGGAGGAAGTATTGGAATGGGTGCTAGTCATGAAGCTGAAATCCATGGGACAGATGCTTCTGTGCACAGAGCAGATAGTGTCGCTGGTGATGTAGAAGCAGTTGCTGAAATTACGGAAAATCAGGGGCAAACAGGTGAATTTGCTCCAGACCCCGGACTAATGGGTGACTATGTTCCTGAAGAAGTGGACCGAGTTGATCCTAATGGTGATAGTCAAGATCTGACATCTCGTTCTGTGGGAAGGGCTGATAGTGGCTCAAAAATTGTTGGCTCAGCCAAAGCAGAATCCATTGAAAGTGGTGAAAGGACTCGTCACATGCAGCCTACACTTCCGAATAGTCCACACCCTTCTCTTTCTTGCAATGCTGTTGTATATTCTGCATATGAAGCATCCAAGGACGAAGTAACCCAAAATAATGCACCAGCTACTGATGATTGTGGATTCTTCGAGTCAGGCTATATGCTTGCGAACGGGACAGGTAGCTTTTCTACTTGAGTTTCAGGGTATTAATGCCTACTTTACTTTTAAAAGAACTGTTAATGCTCAGCACATCTTGGCTGTAACTTTACATTGGTTTAGGCACTGTTTTGGGTACTTTCTTGATGTTCCACAATTGAAGTTGACTTCACCTTTTTCCAttttaaaattcttttcttttattgttttaattaTGGTTTTCTTCTTTTCAGTTTTGCTGATTTGGTTTTTCATATTTTACCTTtctgaaatgatgaaaatgaaaatgTTATGCAGGGCCTCCTATTGGAGAAAGCAACTATGACGAAGCTGTTGAATTTGATCCAATTAAACATCATAATTTTTTCTGTCCTTGGGTAAATGGAAATGTTGCTGCTGCTGGCTGCAGTAGTAGTGGCAGTTCCTCTTCCAATGCTGGTGCTATTGCTCTCTGTGGTTGGCAGCTGACGTTAGATGCTTTGGATTCTTTCCAGTCACTCGGACATGTTCCAGTCCAGACTGTTGAATCTGAATCAGCTGCATCTTTGTATAAGGTAATTGATTTTGCACATGATTTTCTCAGCAGGACTTACTTTCTAGGCTTTATAAAGGGGAGAAATTTTTGTTTGTCATTTCTAATATGATGTGAGTTATAATTTTGGTATTGTAAATTTGCTCGATATCTTTGTCACATGATATATGAGCTTGATTAACAGATGAAAAAAAGGCAATAGCATGATTGCAGTATCATGTGATGTTCCTTGAAACTCCCACTGCCAAGTGCTTGCTTTAATAAATAATAAGTTTTTGGGCATCGTACTCACAAGACTCGAATCTCCATTTCGTTGAATCTGTATGTAGAATCAAATCTCTTGTATGTTTCTCCGAGATGAATGTTCTTTTGATAAGTATTCCGTGAGAGGGATGTGGAGAAAATATCTTCACGTGGTCCTCTCAGACCATGGCATTTGTTGTCTGTTTGAATCAAAATTTTTGAGGCCATCTGATACAAATTTTTGCAGGATGATCATCGTGCAACAGGTAGGAAACTCTTGGCACACCACTCTTTTAGCAAACGTCATGGGCAAAACTGAAGGTGTATCTAGGCCCAAGACATAAAATCTGGTACATTATGTTGCTTGCATTCTTCTTTATAACATATTGACGATCCTTTTACTGTTTTACCACATTATTTGGTGGATTTAGCTTACTAAAACTAAAAACTAATTGCTCCAGCAACAGCTCCTGTTTAATGGGTTGAAGTTGTAAGATGCAGCTATACCTGAGTTTAAACTGGTAACCTGTTTATATATTCTAACATGGAGCCTGCCTCTCTTAGCGTATATAATCATAGTTCATTGGTCGACAGACAAATTTTTCCTTAATGAGAAAACCAATTGATTTAGTATATCTGAGTCGAGACTATCTATTTTTTGTTGCTAGAGCAACTTGTGAGTTGATTTTATGAGTTGGCACATCAACTGTATAGCAACTAGATAGTGCTTTGAAAGGCTGTTGCCTCGTGTTACTTTTACCATTTTTGACTATTTTATCCTTCTTTTGATCAGGGCCTGTTCCAGAAATGTTGAATTATGCCAATGGTCAGCTTTGCAATATCTGGTCAATATACATCAAAACTGTCTGGAAGAGAACTTTTCTTTTTCATGGTTGCTGATTGTCTCACTGAAGTTGCTGTTCTGTTAGCTGTTATATATGTGGAGTTGTGAAGGATTTTCTAGCTATATTATGGATTTTCATGGATTTACTTTCTCAATGCTTTTCTTAGTTTGAACACCTCTAATAATTCCTTGAAGGAAGGCTGAGTTATCATTGTAGCTCAtcagttaaaaaaaaaagaattagtcTTTCTCTTTTCAATGATTAAGTAGGATTGGCTTTTGAGACATCCTGAAATTTGAGACATTAAGGTTGGACAAGTTATTCTGTAAACTTATAAATGCCTCAAAGCCCTATTTATATAATGCATTTGGCCAACTTAGGCTCTCCTTAGCACTTGATATTTTGCTAAATCTTATCCTCGGTGCCATTCTGATGTTTGTTCTGTTTATTTAAGATGCAGTTGGCTAGTATACTTGGTCTTTATTGTTAGGATTTTCACTAAGTATTTCTTGATTTTAATTCTTTGCATTAGAAGATCTCTTTTCTGGTGATTGATTTCTTTCTGTCCCAGTTTTAGGCTAATCAAGAAAGATCTTTGCCCTCTTCTTTTCCTACCTCAGTCTTTATGTGTTTGTGCCAAGGTTTTCTAGAAGGAAACTATGAAACCTTCATTGTGAAGTTGCTTGGAGGTAAAATATTATTTGGTGGTTAATTTGTTGTTTCGTTGTAATTGtttaaatttcgaaattttctGTTGTTTCTCTGCAATCGTTTAAATCTCGATGAAAATTTGTTGTTTCTCTGTAATTCTTTAAATTTCGACGAAAAATAGAACACTTGTTATTTGCTATAGCCAAAATGCATTTTTGTTATTTGCTATCGCCACAATTCTTTCTTCCCCCCAATAACCTTAAGTGATAGCTTATTTACTTTAATTAACCTCTACTTTTGACGACCCACACCTTGCTGCTTTCCCCCACGGCCTCCGTTAAACATAAATCTTCATTAGTATCTAGCCAATGTCTCTCTCTTCCAAGTCGTTTCACAAATGTATTTGTGCTGCTAATCTTGCTTTGATTTTCCTTGTCTCAACTGAAATTCTTCTAAATATAAATCAATTCGGTGCACTTTAGAAGCAATATGGAAAAGCTAGAGAGGGCTGCTATCTTGAAAAGTACTAGTAGTAAATTTCAAGGGTTATCCTTTTTTACTCTATATTGGCCCTAACTAGGATAAGAAGGGATGGGTTTATTATGTTTCTGTATAGTTTCTAATCTCAATCTCACAAGTTTAAATCAGAGAGAGAATCTTTTTTTATTGGGTATCGTTTGATTAGTAAGTTTTTGTAAGTGAGATGCTTGAGGTAGAAACATTGTTTAGTGTGGAAGAGAGCAATGGAACTTCTTAAAAATTATGGAGGGCATCACAACTTCTTTGCTTTGATGTTCTAATAATGACAGTTCAATATGAATTCTCCTCTGCCTTAGCGTAGGGTTCTTCTGCAGATGCAGTTCAGTGGCCCGATCTTCAAGAATGGTCATATCCTTATCTGTTTGTATATACATGTTTTAGTTATGCTTCTGAAAGCTTCTCAATCTGGTAGGCAAGCAACAATCCATTTTTGACCAACTCGTTCACTTGAAGCAATAGTTTGTGTTACTCCTTTTATATTTCTGCTTCATAACCCTTTTTCTCATTGTGGGGTAGCTACATATTTTCTTTATCTTATTTAtatctttataaaaaaaataatgacttaTAGCACCCAAGAGTACGGCCTATCACTCAATGAAGTGAATAATACCATGCATAATCAGTGATAAAAGTGAGTAAATACAATGCGAGATCAGTGTGAAAAAATATTAGTTGAGTGATCTCTTCTCATTTGTCTAATCCTTGATGGATATAGTTACTTGACACCTGTGCGGGCGAGAGATAGCTAGTAGGTCACTTAGTGGAATAGTCGAGGTGTGATAATAGGCTGGGCACCATTATTatgacaaaaaaaaataataattgtgaCTTATATCGTTGTGATTCTCTTATTGGCTTGTCCTTTCAAAGACATAATTGATGAGTTGcacattctgaagtgaattcatTATCTGGTTGAAAAGAACCGATGCTAGTAGTCAAGTAAAACATTTCTTTCTACAAGGTTTTGAAGATAAGATTACCCTTGACAGATTTACAAACTATCAGGATATAAAGTATATCACTATCATTATATTTCTCTTTCTTGACAGTTGGTCATAGCCCCTCAGTATTTTATGCTGTTTATCTTTTCTCAATCCTGATTCTTCTGCTGTAACGATTGTGTCCTGAACGCTATATGCTTTTGTTGCAGTTGTGCAGTATCAAGCTTGCTgatgcttatgcttcgcgtcttCTGAATGTTGTCAATATGCAATTGATTTGGAATAGCATTAAGTGATTCTGCAGTGGTTGtagatgtttttttttttttttttttaaaccccGAAGGGAGCCCTGTTTGACCAAAAGATGCCAAAACCTTTTTgagtaaaataattaataataatgatgaggtcaatcttagtcaaacataatAAACCCCAGATCTGGAAATGAATCGGAAAGTaatgaataaaatgaaataagaGCGAGCAATCTTCATTCATAACTTGATGTTTCCTCTTTCACGATGCCCAAAAGATCATCGATTTACATCTTTCTTTAGAAGAAAATAGAAGGAGAGAATgtagagagaaagaaagaatccAAACCCCCCTTCCTTTGGGGAATTCATCCCCTATATATAGTTCTGAGACCATGACCACCTTCTCCGGTCGGTCTGCCCTTACGCTGTGGCCTTTTCATCGTTACTTAAGTATTGTCTTTTGACCCACTGTATACTGTGGATACTTAGACCGAAGTAGGTCGTGATGGTCCTCGCTACCCCGCCCCTTAGGCGAGGTTCTAACTGGGTCGGCTactgtggtcagattttgacttatacagttagtccctccgtccgTCGGGGTCGTCTATCGGCGGGCCCGGTGGGCGGATTATGATTTTGAACACTTAGGAGAAATCTGACTGTTCGTGCCTTGTACGTAGTCTTTGGATCGAGGCGATGGGACGACGCTACAATGGTGCCCTTGGGACCATCGCGACCGTTCGGAATCGAAGTGTTTGTTCGATTTGAAACGTCGTTTGTGGCTACTGTCATTATGACACACGTTTCCTGGTGATTGAACCGTTTCGTGCCCTTATCAATTTCGACTGGCGAGTCTTGGTTTTTCCGCTTGGGGAATTTATGTCCTTATAAATATAGGAAAGACACCAATATAGGAAAGATTTATGTCCTTATAAATGTCCTTATAAATATAGGAAAGACACCAATTTATGCCCTTATCAATTTCTGTTTCGTACACTTTCTAGCTTTTGTTGAGAGAACATTGTAAATCTTCCTATTCTCACATACTTTCAGATTTTCGATCTTCTTTGGTTAGACGGAAATTTTCACCcccatctcttcttcttcttaagcCCTTTGTTCCATTAAATCGATATACATAGCTGGTAGTTCTTCCCGCGCTGATAATCCTGCCGCAATTCTGGCATCGGAAAGTGATGTCTCTGCTCCCAGAGGAGTGGAAGTGATAGAGGAGGAGGGGATTCCGACGACGACCGAAATACTGCCTTGCCCTGGAAAGCCGTGGAACGATTTCCATAGTTCCTGCCTGAGAAGAGACGGAACCCGCTCCCTCGGTTATGACTGAGGCAGATATTGCGGAGATGCGGGCAAAATGGGGGATCCCTCGCAATGTTGAAATGTTTCCAGTGGTGGGAGACGATATCATACATTTCGATCGCCCGAGATATTATGCGTTGTATGCCTACCCCTTCATCGTCGGGTATACGCTGCCTCTCCCCCCTTGGTGGTAGATTTCTGCCATTTTTACGAGGTGTGTTCGGCTCAACTTTCGTCGTACTTGTATAAATTGTTCCTCATGCTGCTCAAGTTCGCGGAACTTGCTGGTCGGGAGATCACTTTGAGACACATACTCAATATCTTTGCCCCTCAACTCATTCGAGGCACGATGATCCACATGCGCCATCGAGGGACAAAGagcttggtggtgaagatggacgacaggGCCAACCGTCGCTTTTACGAGAATTAGTTTTATGTGCGGATCTAGCACCTTGTGGAGGATCCTGCAGAATTCCGTGAGAGATGGAACTTTGCatataagtttttatattttttggtcgGAATGATAGTCGACCACTTCTCTTTAGGCGGTATTGAACGGTTTTTACTTTTGCAACTGTAAGACTACCCCCTGTGCCTGTCGACGACATCCACGACTGGGTGAACACCATTCTTCCTCATACGGTGGGAGTTCGCGTATGGTCGTCCTTCTTTGAGAAATATGGGCGTAAGCCCCTTATTGGTAAGTAGTTTTACCGCAGTCTCTGTTTTCCgttttgcaatttggctttaTTGTTTATATGGCATTTTATCTCTAGTAGGTAGAGTGCGAAGGGTGAGGGCTCCTCCACTTACATTTCGTCAGCCAACATC includes these proteins:
- the LOC107830986 gene encoding LOW QUALITY PROTEIN: uncharacterized protein LOC107830986 (The sequence of the model RefSeq protein was modified relative to this genomic sequence to represent the inferred CDS: substituted 1 base at 1 genomic stop codon), giving the protein MKEEAISSSHDPQLPPKASSPPPIHTPAASSVGASSPAVPANAGGTDWFAHPQGSKAAALSRIGSQPMRTSMSTSAGGSALGSSQPSCRPXERGDLLRRLSTFRPTNWFGKPKASSSLTCARRGWVNVDADTIECEACGANLRFVSSATWTPDEADIAGEEFAKKLDEGHKATCPWRGNTCAESLVQFPPTPPSALIGGYKDRCDGLLQFPSLPIVAASAIEHIRISRSSEIDRLLAQSQAFGGMEPIFRSEIMSGTETNIEDVFLVYSHAHKVISLCGWEPRWLPNIQDCEEHSAQSARSGYSIGPTKYHTSLQDFGHGENVLPASKKKNSSKNKAVGTRSTKGESRSPLLDCSLCGATVRIWDFLTVVRPTCFAPNTNDIPETSKKMALTRGVSAASGISGWVAADGMGKEQTEDLDEAATTEEGRSLSNIGVDLNLTMAGGLSSSQVNMDVRPEQFQDVHKRRHPIIGQPSSSEVGGHAASYESRGPSSRKRNLEEGGSTVDRPQLPVQPADSVEGTVIDRDGDEVNDGSQYSAGPSKRACQSDAFGPQLTSYGKDSSGAGPSLSLGFEIGRDASRDDTFGRGQEQLTGMPSTRDSTHVSSVIAMDTVHSADDDSMESVENLPGDFDDVNFPSTSMLRSADPVETSELNYSNQAQQSTCPAVVRSAGEMGVSSTNDEEVVNADTATGNVRDGPSVGISGGSIGMGASHEAEIHGTDASVHRADSVAGDVEAVAEITENQGQTGEFAPDPGLMGDYVPEEVDRVDPNGDSQDLTSRSVGRADSGSKIVGSAKAESIESGERTRHMQPTLPNSPHPSLSCNAVVYSAYEASKDEVTQNNAPATDDCGFFESGYMLANGTGPPIGESNYDEAVEFDPIKHHNFFCPWVNGNVAAAGCSSSGSSSSNAGAIALCGWQLTLDALDSFQSLGHVPVQTVESESAASLYKDDHRATGRKLLAHHSFSKRHGQN